In Paenibacillus dendritiformis, the DNA window GGAACGAGCTGCGTGCCTTCATCGAGCAGGTGCCGTGCCATATTTTGCTGGTCATCGACGAGGCTTATTACGAATATGTATCCGATCCGGATTACTTGCAGACCGTGCCGCTGCTTGCCAGCTATCCGAACCTGGTCATCCTCCGCACGTTCTCCAAAATCTACGGTCTGGCGGCGCTGCGGGCCGGTTACGGCATGATGCACCCAAGCATCGTGCAGGAGCTGATCAAAGTGAAGGAACCGTTCAACTCGAACCGGATGGCGCAAGCCGCGGCAATCGCCTCCTTGGACGATGAAGCCTTCGCCGCCGACTGCGCGCGGCGGAATGAGGCGGCCCGCACGAAGCTGGTCTCGGAGCTGAAGCAGCTCGGGTTGTCCTGCTATCCATCGCATGCCAATTTCCTGATGGTGAAGCTGGGCCGCTCCGGAGACGACGTCTTCCGCTCCTTGCTGGCGAAGGGCGTGGTGGTCCGTGCCGGCAGCCTGCTCGGCTATCCGGACACGATCCGCGTCTCCATTGGAACGGAGCAGGACAATCAGGTATTCATCGAGGCGCTGCGGCAAATCCTCGGGCCGGACGGACAGCCGGCGTAAATGAAGCGGGATGCCTCATGCATCCTTGTGCATATCGATTCCTTACCTCGTATAATTGCGGAATGGGGGTGTCGGTCTGACGGACGTTGTGATTGCAAGCGCCGTACGGACGGCGATCGGGGCGTTCATGGGCGGATTGAGCGCAGTGCCGGCGGTTGAGCTCGGAGCGCGGGCCATTACGGAAGCGCTGCGGCGCGCCGGGATCCGGCCGGAAGACGCGCAAGAGGTGATGATGGGCAATGTGCTGCAGGCGGGCAGCGGCCAAGGCCCCGCTCGTCTGGCGGCGATGAAGGCGGGCCTGCCCTGCGAGGTGCCGGCCGTAACGATCAATAAAATATGCGGCTCGGGTCTCAAAGCGGTCATCATGGCCGCGCAGGCCGTCAAGTCGGGCGATGCGGATCTGATCATCGCGGGCGGCATGGAAAATATGTCGATGGCCCCCTATTTGCTGATGCAAGGAAGAGCCGGATACCGGCTGGGGGACGGAGTGGTCGTGGACAGCGTCCTCAAAGACGGGCTCACCTGCTCGATTGGCGGCATCCATATGGGACAGACCGCGGAAAATATCGCGGCGAAGTACCGGATTGCGCGGGAGGAGCAGGACGCTTATGCCTTGACGAGCCAGCAGAGGGCCCGCGAGGCATGGGAGCGCGGCGAATTCTCCGCCGAGATCGCGCCGGTGGAGATCCGG includes these proteins:
- the hisC gene encoding histidinol-phosphate transaminase; this translates as MQVSVKIPTRKEIEPLGVYVPGKPIEEVKREFGLTEIIKLASNENPYGCSELAAQAVVREMEKCALYPEGTAPELAAKLAARLGADPEYFIVGNGSDEIIRLLTRSYIAAGDEAIMADVTFSRYETNVRIEGGVPVTVPLMDGVHDLAGMLKAIGSRTKMIFVCNPNNPTGTIVGRNELRAFIEQVPCHILLVIDEAYYEYVSDPDYLQTVPLLASYPNLVILRTFSKIYGLAALRAGYGMMHPSIVQELIKVKEPFNSNRMAQAAAIASLDDEAFAADCARRNEAARTKLVSELKQLGLSCYPSHANFLMVKLGRSGDDVFRSLLAKGVVVRAGSLLGYPDTIRVSIGTEQDNQVFIEALRQILGPDGQPA
- a CDS encoding acetyl-CoA C-acetyltransferase; protein product: MGGLSAVPAVELGARAITEALRRAGIRPEDAQEVMMGNVLQAGSGQGPARLAAMKAGLPCEVPAVTINKICGSGLKAVIMAAQAVKSGDADLIIAGGMENMSMAPYLLMQGRAGYRLGDGVVVDSVLKDGLTCSIGGIHMGQTAENIAAKYRIAREEQDAYALTSQQRAREAWERGEFSAEIAPVEIRTKKGLTTIDADEHLRPDVTAAALARLKPAFQPDGTVTAGNASGINDGAAALVVCSGSMAKQMGLPVLARIRGYACTGVDPALMGMGPVSAAQAAVKKAGMSIADIDLAELNEAFAAQAIAVIRELGLDPAIVNVNGGAIALGHPIGASGARILVTLLHAMKRRQAAAGLAALCVGGGHGVAVVVEQV